The Sediminispirochaeta smaragdinae DSM 11293 genome has a segment encoding these proteins:
- a CDS encoding ABC transporter permease, with the protein MRVVFEKRKFMSRRALILVPVVSFIISLFLTGILLIIFRTNPLKTYAGMFAGAFGSWSNFTETLVKAIPLMLTGLGVSIAFRLRFWNIGAEGQLTFGGVAAAWVALFWSSWLPAPLLLPVAIIVGALAGALWAGIPAGLKVGLGVDETLTTLMLNYVAILFSEGLYYGPWRDPKGFGFPGTRMFPEAAWLPRFSGRAHAGLWFAIIIGLLLWVVMNRTRWGFELKMIGKNQKAARCLGVGIGRNILLALLLSGALSGLAGACEVTAISHRLQQGLSIGYGYTAIIVAWLSQLNPIASLFVGLLMAALLVGGDQVQMTMGLPSAMGLVLQGMILFPMLAGSLFTEYRLKVIKPEKEGV; encoded by the coding sequence ATGAGAGTGGTTTTTGAAAAAAGAAAGTTCATGAGCCGCCGGGCGCTTATTCTTGTTCCGGTTGTGTCGTTTATCATCAGTCTTTTTCTTACCGGGATCCTTCTTATAATTTTCAGAACCAATCCTCTGAAAACCTACGCAGGGATGTTTGCCGGTGCCTTTGGTTCTTGGAGTAATTTCACCGAAACATTGGTCAAGGCGATTCCCCTTATGCTTACCGGTTTAGGGGTCTCCATAGCATTCCGACTTCGGTTTTGGAATATCGGGGCCGAGGGGCAGCTGACCTTCGGTGGCGTAGCAGCGGCATGGGTTGCCCTGTTCTGGTCTTCCTGGCTGCCTGCTCCTCTTCTGTTACCTGTGGCAATTATTGTGGGGGCCCTTGCCGGTGCCTTGTGGGCGGGAATTCCTGCGGGGCTTAAGGTCGGTTTGGGGGTGGATGAGACCCTTACCACTTTGATGCTCAATTATGTCGCGATCCTTTTTTCCGAGGGCTTATACTATGGACCGTGGCGGGATCCGAAGGGCTTTGGCTTCCCCGGTACGAGAATGTTTCCCGAGGCTGCCTGGTTACCTCGATTTTCCGGACGGGCCCATGCCGGTCTTTGGTTTGCCATTATTATCGGTCTCCTCCTTTGGGTCGTCATGAATCGTACTCGCTGGGGATTTGAACTAAAGATGATCGGCAAGAACCAAAAGGCTGCCCGCTGTCTTGGCGTCGGTATCGGGAGGAATATCCTCCTGGCACTCTTGCTTTCCGGGGCTCTTTCCGGGCTTGCGGGAGCCTGCGAAGTGACGGCGATCAGTCACCGTCTCCAGCAGGGACTTTCAATCGGTTATGGTTATACCGCCATCATTGTGGCCTGGCTGAGCCAACTCAACCCGATTGCTTCATTATTTGTGGGGCTCCTCATGGCCGCACTTTTGGTTGGGGGTGATCAGGTTCAGATGACTATGGGGCTTCCCTCTGCCATGGGCCTGGTCCTCCAGGGGATGATTCTCTTCCCCATGCTGGCGGGTAGTCTCTTTACCGAATATCGATTGAAAGTGATAAAGCCGGAAAAGGAGGGGGTATAA
- a CDS encoding BMP family ABC transporter substrate-binding protein translates to MKKVLLTLTVGLVLMSVFFAGCQKKEEPVAEVPAAESQETQAEPFKAAFVYIGVPGDLGYTYEHERGRKYVEAQLGDKVETTFIENVPEGPDAARIIRQYAQKGYDMIFATSFGYMDFMYEVAQEFPDVYFEHCSGYKTAENMSTYFGRMYQARYLAGLVAGKSSKSGKIGYVGAFPIPEVIRGINAFTIGARKVNPNATVKVVWTNTWYDPVKEREAAVALLDDGCDLITQHQDTTEPQKAAQERGMVSIGYDSDMGKFVGDSVLVSPMWNWGPYYAETIEQAMAGVWKTHSFWGGLKDGVVELSEFSPKVTDDVTSLVDEETAKIEAGEWDVFWGPVKAQDGSMMVPAGEKMSDPDMLNMSVFVDGVLGKTGN, encoded by the coding sequence ATGAAAAAGGTATTACTCACGCTGACCGTGGGGCTGGTGCTTATGTCGGTTTTCTTTGCCGGCTGCCAGAAAAAGGAAGAGCCGGTTGCCGAAGTGCCCGCAGCGGAGTCGCAGGAAACACAGGCCGAACCCTTTAAGGCTGCTTTTGTTTATATAGGTGTTCCGGGAGATCTCGGCTATACCTATGAGCATGAAAGGGGACGAAAATATGTAGAGGCTCAGCTCGGGGATAAGGTTGAAACCACCTTTATCGAAAATGTGCCCGAAGGGCCTGATGCTGCAAGAATCATCCGTCAGTATGCTCAGAAGGGATACGACATGATCTTTGCCACCAGCTTTGGTTATATGGATTTCATGTATGAGGTTGCTCAGGAGTTCCCTGATGTCTATTTTGAGCACTGCTCCGGTTATAAAACTGCTGAGAACATGTCGACCTATTTCGGCCGAATGTATCAGGCTCGTTATCTTGCCGGACTGGTTGCCGGAAAGAGTTCCAAGAGTGGCAAAATCGGTTACGTAGGAGCCTTCCCTATTCCCGAAGTTATTCGTGGAATCAATGCCTTTACCATCGGTGCAAGAAAGGTTAATCCGAATGCTACCGTCAAGGTCGTTTGGACCAACACCTGGTACGACCCTGTAAAAGAACGGGAAGCCGCCGTTGCATTGCTTGACGATGGCTGTGATTTGATTACTCAGCACCAGGATACTACCGAACCTCAGAAGGCTGCCCAGGAACGGGGAATGGTTTCCATCGGTTACGACTCCGATATGGGTAAATTTGTTGGTGATTCTGTTCTTGTAAGTCCCATGTGGAATTGGGGACCCTATTATGCCGAAACCATAGAGCAGGCCATGGCTGGTGTCTGGAAGACTCACTCCTTCTGGGGTGGCTTGAAAGACGGCGTTGTTGAGCTTTCCGAGTTCAGCCCAAAGGTCACCGACGATGTTACATCCCTGGTCGATGAAGAGACCGCTAAGATCGAAGCCGGAGAATGGGATGTTTTCTGGGGACCTGTCAAGGCCCAGGATGGGAGTATGATGGTACCTGCCGGTGAGAAGATGAGTGATCCCGATATGCTCAACATGAGTGTGTTTGTGGACGGTGTTCTTGGGAAGACCGGTAATTAA
- a CDS encoding ABC transporter ATP-binding protein, producing the protein MGSDEVGKVPILEMKGITKRFPGVVANDHVDLELYCGEVLALLGENGAGKSSLMNVLAGLYRPDEGEIYIRGKRVDIESPRDAMDLGIGMVHQNFMLVDTMTVAENIILGLKSVAAIPDMRSVHRKIHEISEHYSMKVDPAAYIWQLSVGEQQRVEILKQIYRGATILILDEPTAVLTPQESDELNCVLQQMTGEGRSAIFITHKMEEVIDFSDWVRVLQKGRLVTVKRTSETNPQELARLMVGREVLFRIEKKHYSPGEVVLELRDIRADGEKGLPALTGINLEVRAGEIMGIAGVAGNGQRELTEVITGLHSSTGGKVFLEGRDMTGRSPFAMIQAGVSHIPSDRIAMGVVGDMSVANNLAMKGYRKPPLLKGGFLNPKRILLMARKMIDLFKISTPAPQTHVKFLSGGNIQKTILAREIDACGGLLVAAYPSRGLDVGATEAVRNEIVAQRDKGKGVLMVSEDLEELLSVADKIAVLFEGQIMGIVSSEEADTETLGLMMAGVPLSKVEEEAAKLAAATCEQE; encoded by the coding sequence ATGGGAAGTGACGAAGTAGGGAAAGTCCCTATCCTTGAGATGAAGGGAATAACCAAGCGGTTCCCCGGAGTCGTGGCAAACGACCATGTTGATCTTGAACTCTACTGCGGAGAGGTTCTTGCCCTTCTCGGTGAAAACGGAGCGGGAAAGAGTTCACTCATGAATGTTCTTGCAGGACTCTATCGCCCCGATGAAGGTGAGATTTATATTCGCGGCAAGCGTGTTGATATCGAAAGCCCAAGGGATGCCATGGATTTGGGCATTGGGATGGTACACCAGAATTTTATGCTGGTAGATACGATGACCGTTGCCGAGAACATTATTCTTGGTCTCAAGAGTGTCGCGGCGATCCCTGATATGCGGAGTGTCCATCGCAAGATTCATGAAATTTCCGAACACTATTCTATGAAAGTTGATCCGGCTGCATATATTTGGCAGCTTTCGGTTGGCGAGCAGCAGCGGGTTGAGATCCTGAAGCAGATCTATCGGGGGGCAACCATCCTTATCCTTGATGAGCCGACTGCCGTGCTCACTCCTCAGGAGTCGGATGAATTAAACTGTGTCTTGCAACAGATGACCGGTGAGGGGCGTTCGGCCATTTTTATCACACACAAGATGGAAGAGGTGATTGACTTTTCCGATTGGGTACGGGTTCTTCAGAAGGGGCGGCTGGTTACGGTGAAGCGTACCTCCGAAACCAATCCTCAGGAGCTTGCAAGGCTCATGGTTGGTCGGGAGGTTCTTTTCCGAATTGAAAAAAAACATTATAGCCCCGGAGAGGTCGTTCTTGAACTTCGGGATATCCGCGCCGACGGCGAAAAGGGGCTTCCTGCTTTAACGGGCATTAATTTGGAAGTTCGGGCCGGTGAGATCATGGGGATCGCGGGTGTCGCGGGTAACGGTCAGCGTGAGCTTACGGAGGTCATAACCGGCCTTCACTCGTCTACCGGTGGAAAGGTATTTCTTGAAGGACGAGACATGACGGGACGTAGCCCCTTTGCCATGATTCAGGCGGGAGTAAGCCATATTCCTTCCGACCGCATCGCCATGGGAGTCGTGGGTGATATGAGTGTCGCCAATAACCTTGCCATGAAGGGATACCGTAAGCCCCCTCTTCTGAAGGGTGGTTTTCTTAATCCGAAAAGAATATTGCTGATGGCACGGAAAATGATAGACCTTTTCAAGATTTCGACTCCCGCGCCACAGACCCATGTGAAATTCCTCTCCGGCGGCAATATTCAAAAGACCATTTTGGCCCGAGAAATTGATGCTTGCGGAGGTCTTCTGGTTGCAGCTTATCCCAGTCGTGGGCTTGACGTCGGTGCGACCGAGGCCGTGCGTAACGAGATTGTTGCCCAGCGTGATAAAGGGAAAGGGGTCCTCATGGTTTCGGAAGACCTCGAAGAACTCCTCTCCGTTGCCGACAAGATTGCCGTATTGTTTGAAGGCCAGATAATGGGAATTGTTTCTTCCGAGGAGGCGGATACTGAAACGCTCGGTCTGATGATGGCCGGGGTTCCTCTTTCCAAGGTTGAAGAAGAGGCTGCGAAGCTCGCCGCCGCAACATGTGAACAGGAGTAG
- a CDS encoding ABC transporter permease, whose protein sequence is MILLVTSILAITLRAGTSLVYATIGEIYTERSGILNLGIEGMMLMGAVTAFSVSYHSGNLLLAVFAAMSVGAVLAALHAFLSITMRANQVVSGLSITIFGSGFASFLGQRLGPESNGYYLAGLVAPRFHSIAIPGLSRLPIIGAVFDQDLLTYVVFLLIPVAWFFLYKTRYGLNLRAVGENPQTADAMGVNVSKIRYVYTILGGMLVGLGGAHLSLSYTPGWTENITGGRGWIVIALVIFSMWNPGRAILGAIIFGGINAVQFRLQASGTTIPAAYLNMAPYLATVIVLVIMTWWETHNRKVGSPAALGVSYMREDK, encoded by the coding sequence ATGATTCTTCTTGTAACTTCAATTCTTGCCATAACCCTTAGGGCCGGAACTAGCTTGGTTTACGCAACCATCGGCGAAATCTATACCGAGCGGTCGGGGATCCTCAACCTCGGAATTGAGGGAATGATGCTGATGGGGGCAGTTACGGCCTTCTCTGTTTCTTATCACAGCGGAAACCTGTTGCTTGCTGTTTTCGCGGCCATGAGTGTGGGAGCGGTCCTTGCCGCCCTGCATGCCTTTCTTTCCATAACCATGCGTGCAAATCAAGTCGTCAGCGGCCTCTCCATTACCATCTTCGGCAGCGGCTTTGCAAGTTTTTTGGGACAGCGACTTGGTCCTGAGAGCAATGGGTATTATCTTGCAGGACTCGTTGCTCCTCGTTTCCATTCGATTGCCATTCCCGGCCTTTCTCGGCTTCCGATTATTGGAGCCGTTTTCGACCAGGATCTGCTCACCTATGTGGTCTTCCTATTGATTCCCGTCGCCTGGTTTTTTCTTTACAAGACTCGCTACGGATTGAATCTCAGGGCTGTGGGAGAAAATCCTCAGACTGCCGACGCCATGGGTGTGAATGTTTCGAAGATACGTTACGTGTATACCATACTCGGAGGCATGCTGGTAGGCCTTGGAGGTGCTCATCTTTCACTCAGCTATACTCCTGGCTGGACCGAAAATATCACCGGTGGAAGGGGATGGATTGTCATTGCTTTGGTTATTTTTTCCATGTGGAATCCGGGAAGGGCGATACTTGGAGCGATTATCTTCGGAGGCATCAATGCCGTCCAGTTTCGTTTGCAGGCCTCGGGTACCACCATCCCTGCTGCCTACCTCAACATGGCTCCTTATCTTGCAACGGTTATCGTCCTCGTTATAATGACCTGGTGGGAGACTCACAACAGGAAGGTCGGTTCTCCTGCGGCTCTTGGTGTTAGCTATATGCGTGAAGATAAATAA